The genomic stretch aagcggagtagcttttgagcatgaagtctttcgacggagtagcccaaagcaaaagtcttattgcggagtagctttaagcaaggagtctttcggcggagcagcccaaagcaaaagtcttggaagcggagtagcttttaagcattagcaaccggagtaggttggggagttgttttattattcggggtggtcttagtttgtatgagtttacttctgagacgtttaataaaatagcgctggacgtaggtcgcggagtagtgaccgaaccagttttaaaaatatcgttagtcgtgtctatttcgttttatttcaTTTGCACACTCTACTCACGTTTTTATCTGAGAATCAATCGTTGAGTGCGTCAGAACTTCTTTGAatgaatcgttgttgaatacttctaactctctagttctaagtatcgactcctcctttcatctaagcattgtttaaagtgtttaaaagtttttaaagaagctttcattaagcttaaattttaaatagacacctaattcacccctttCCCCTCTTAGGTGCCCTTGTCCGTGACTCTTCACGaatctttaaaaaaaattgttcatTATTTACCAAAGATGGAAGATTTTTTCTTTCTAAAATCATGTAAAGATCGTCATAAAAACATACAGAGTAAGTGGAAAAAATAGTATTATTATATCAACCATATTACTATACTTCATACAAGTATATTATTATAAGACAATCAAGTTTACATTAAAAAAACCGAAATATCCCTTAGAAAAATAAACGAATGAGTAAAAAGTACATGACAAATTGAGCGGTAGGATATGAACTTCCTATCACCTATATATAAGTGTGGATCAGATTGAACTGTGATTGGGATAGAGGATTTATTtgtactaatacaacaacattctTAAACTCCTCGTATATATTATCGTATACCTATAACCATATAGATGCATCTTCTTTAAGTATCTATACTAAAACTATTTTACATTTATTTATGTACACACAATTTCAGTAATATTTTGTGACATAATTAGCAATTAGGGTTTGTGTATGTAAGCTGTATGAACTCATGTTTTGGGCAAAAATTCCAATCACGGCTCCATCATTTCAGCCACCTCATTATTTCCTATATATCGAGCCAACTTAAGGGGAGTACGATTAGTTTGATCTTCCATCTTGAGAAGTTTCGTACGCTCTGGAAGTCTCAATAAGTATGAGACCACATCTTTGAGCTTGTTGTTAGGCTCTTTCGCGGCGAGGTGAAGTATGGTTAGCCCATTTTCATTGGGTTTGGTAAAGTAGTTAGGGCAACGAGTGTGGAACATCTTTAGGATATCAACATGGCCTCCTATGCATGCCTTATGAATCGGGTATGAGTAATCCTTGTGTGCTAGATCGGGATATTTACTCAAGAAGAGACCGATTATATCTGTAAGACCGTTGTGTGCTGCACAAGAAAGAGGAGACAATTCTTCGTTGTTGCCCTTGTTGGTTGGTTTGATCAGCTTTGGTCGATGTTTCATGATGACTTGTACCATTTCTGTGTtaataatcaaacaataaatgtaACTTTGATTAGATTTATCTCAAAATAAAAGGTACAGTACTAATGACAAGAATGTAACAACTGGTAACGAAGTAATAAGTAGATTATATATCTGATCTATTACCACCAGTAATGGTTAATTTTCAGTTAAATTTAAGACCTAGTCTCGATATTTTGAGGCCCTAAGATagcagttcatagactatacatctgaggtagtacctcttattgtttattttctgagttttattttaaagtttttgagttctgctttagtataaagtttttgagcacatttactaaaacattacactaaaaaaatataatattgctcaaaaactatatttataaatgataatatgctcagaaaaaatgtgtatatgttcaaaaactacaaggtctgaggtactacctcagatgcgtaatcctttttctcctAAGATAGCAATTATATTAAAATGTACGGAGTATTATTGATGAGAGCTTTGTTGCGTCTGTGATCTTTCTCACCAATTTAAGATTGACCAAATTACATggcaacaacattattattaatTGGGTATGTAAAAATGTTCTTACTAATGGAAAGGTATAACTCGTACAATATAATAGGGTCGGAGGTACCATGTTCCCTACTTGTCCAAAATTCGGAAAGATATTGAAATTTTGACCCATAATAACAAGAAATATATCTAAAATTGCATTAATCGACTGACTGCGCGCTAATTCACAATATAGTTCAAATGTTATCGAATTAATTTGGGTTAAACAAGTCGAATTACCTTGATTTTTGGCAGTGATGGCAGGAAGAAGAATTGATTTGCCTTTCCCTATATTTTTTGTAGCCTCTTTATCATTAGCCAAGTTGGCCAACATGAAGTCAACCAAGTCCTTGTGATCATTGACCACACCCAAGTAAAGAGGAGACTTTTCAAATTGGTTTAAGGCATATGAGCCTTGTGGAAACTCCTTAATCAAGTACATGGCTATCTTTTTGTGCCCTTTTTCAAGGGCTAGGTGCAATGGTATGTTCCCTTGGTCATCCTTGCACCAAAGTAGCTCCCTCGTCCTATTAACCATATTTGTAACGCAATTGTCATCTCCATTACATGTCGCGATATGAATATCACCcgcgttattattattattattagtagtagtatatgTGTGACTACTGGCTCTGTCACTAGGGTATTGCCTTTGAGAGATACTCATTTGTATATCGATAGGAATAGCAAAAACCCTGATGTTGCTCATCATCATCCTAGGAATCAAGGTGTACCCTCTAGTCGTAGAAACCTCCAACGATGGATCGTGGCATCGGAGAAGGAGGGGTGGTAATGGAAGACC from Silene latifolia isolate original U9 population chromosome 2, ASM4854445v1, whole genome shotgun sequence encodes the following:
- the LOC141631604 gene encoding uncharacterized protein LOC141631604 translates to MLDKRIMTLSEKNNKFLKYNTMKFLGLPLPPLLLRCHDPSLEVSTTRGYTLIPRMMMSNIRVFAIPIDIQMSISQRQYPSDRASSHTYTTTNNNNNNAGDIHIATCNGDDNCVTNMVNRTRELLWCKDDQGNIPLHLALEKGHKKIAMYLIKEFPQGSYALNQFEKSPLYLGVVNDHKDLVDFMLANLANDKEATKNIGKGKSILLPAITAKNQEMVQVIMKHRPKLIKPTNKGNNEELSPLSCAAHNGLTDIIGLFLSKYPDLAHKDYSYPIHKACIGGHVDILKMFHTRCPNYFTKPNENGLTILHLAAKEPNNKLKDVVSYLLRLPERTKLLKMEDQTNRTPLKLARYIGNNEVAEMMEP